CGGTTCTGGATTTCTCTTTTATCcgaatttatgttttaaactaTTAGCTGTATTTAGTGTTCAAAGTATtatgtcttttaaaaaaatttccaagCAGATCTGCATCTAAAAAAACTGATCAAGCTTTTCATATGTCTTGATTGCAGTTTGATTTTGAACTCCAATCCGGTCACTTTATactttgattttatatttaagatttttttttattaatgtttgtACATTGAATATATAAATCCCACTGTACTCAAGGAGTCTGAATTTGTCCATGCTATTTGAGGGCTGCTTTATTATTGAAAGGAAAATCCATATTGGATGTTTATGAtgagaaataaaatatatattttcatgtaaCGTGTCTGTAAAGCAACCATTAGTCGTAATCTATGTTAGATCCCATGTGTAGACCTTTGTTAACAGATGGGTGTTTTTACTTAATTTGCCTATATAACTACTAACTTCCAATAGATtagttttaattgttttagtCATGTTCAACCTCCCAATTATTCATTGTTCTCGTTCTAAGCCTTATACTCCGGCTGATGActcgtattttttttaaaaaagctgGCATTAAATTTATTCTAATAAACACACGACTCGCAAATTTGGATTCAACTTAAGCCCGTCAAagattcattaataataaaacatagagACTCGCAAATTTGGAATCAACTTAAGCCCGTCGAagattcattaataataaaacatagagAAATATCCGTAGATATGAAGAAGATAGAAGGAATAAACCCAAAGTTGAGATTGAAAACATAGATATtagaagtttttttaaaaagcatAGAAAAGACTGGGGACGGGCTGGTAGGTGGTCATTCTGCGAGTTACTCATGGTTACGCTTGCGTTTCTTCAGAGTGTCTGCATTCTCAGGAGGGGCTGCTGAAACACATTCCTCACCGTTCTTGAATCCCAAAACAGACGGACCAGAGGACGAAGCGGTTAATCCTACGTCACCAGAACCGTTTGGAATAATGCCCTCACTGTGTTCTTGAGTTACATGAACGTGCTGTTTTAAAAACGGATACAATTAGTCAATCAACTGACATGTAGAATTAGAATACCTTCATCTGATTCGCAATGGTGCTATCTTCAGTGATGGTGGAGACTGTGAATGTACGGTGATTGGGACTGAAGTTGAAAGGTGTGACACGGATTTGGAACACAAATTCCTTCCCTGTTAGCTCTTCAAGACAGCTGGGCAGATACTCCTCTCTACCGTTTGAAACCTGCATCAAATTGAGAACAACGCTTCAATGGTtgaagaaaataacatatataaccTAGCATGATATAAATGTAAATGTTTACGTGAGTAAAGAAGGTACCGCATCGAGTGCCAGAACAGAAGCTTCCTGTTTGGTCAGCTTTGACATCTATTTgtcgaagacaacaaaagttgcGCTGTCATTGCCATCATCAACAGCAAGCTCAACACGGAACCTTTGTTTGAACGATGGAATTATCAGTCAATAATTACATGGATATGATTTTAGAAAATGCTAAAGATTAAATAAACTTACCTGACCACACCAGCCACGTCAGAAGTTACACATCTGGTACAGTTCAGCGAAGTTCCAAGTCTCTCCAATTTTTTGTGGCAGCCAGTGCATGACACAAAAGACTACCCATTTTCGGGGATGACACAAACAATACGGGTCTTGCAGAGGAAATCAGCTTCTTGGGTCTGCCCAAATCGTAGTACTTTAGGAAATGGAAACTTCTAAACTAACTAAACTATATTGGTGTAGACAAAGTCAGACAAGAACCTGCTCATTGGAGTTGGAGATGAAGTTGTTGAGATCCCTTATCGAGACAAGCTCCTTCTTTTTGATTCCTTCGAGGGTGTCAACGCAGGAATACACTTGAGCTGATGTAGCTCAAACTCTGCATACAATATGTTCGCACCATTAAAACATAGGAAAATCATGTTATTGCATGAGTAGTATCTTCTTACCTGCTGACAAACTCTGCTATTTCAGGGAGGGTGGTGTCAAAGAAGAACCTAGTTCCTTGTGTGGAGTTTAAATACAGGTTGCCTGATTAGCAAAAATCACTTGTAAGCTAAAATTGCATGTAATATGATTTTAGCGTAAAATTAAATGTAAACTCCCAACTGAATAAGAAATCGCATGGTCCTTACCTCCAAACAGTTTAGGATTTACCGAGGTCACCAACATCACGGACTGGGATTTGTCTTCTGCTCTCAAGAGGCCCCTAAAGGCTGATGCAGCCTCATCCCACAAAGATACGTTTACGGTCACAGTTCTGTGGTGCAAACAATAAGAATATGTTATTGGGGATCATATACTTCCATACAAACATGCTACACAACTTGAGACCATtacaaaaatttgaaacaacTTACGGTTCGAAAAGGAGGCAGACCACAATTCTGCTCGTAGCTGCGTCATTTTGGAGATCGTACCCCTGAACGGAACGTATTTCACCCACAACATCTGCGGGAGGAAAACGTTTTACAACATATTACAATGatggcaatatatatatatatatatatatatatatatatgcaatgaGAAAGAGAAGACACCTGGGAGCTCTAGGTTAGAGTTAGCAAGCACTTGAAGATGATCAATACGCCGGACCAGGAACTTGTCGGACTTGATCACAAGAGCGTCAGCCAAGACTTCAACAATACGTGTTGAAGGGATGAAACGGATCACGAACTGAAGTTCTGTGATCTTGTACATGTGAGCGACTCGAGCAACTTCAAAACCATCCAATCTCACAATGGAACCGGCTTTCAAACACGACCGGAACTGGCTGGCCCGGTTAGCGGGGATGAAACCATGAATCACCGAGTCCTGTAagtaaagaaaataatttattcagTCAACACTTAAAAAAAACACGAAGAGACGTGTtcatatgtaaacaaaaaaccGATTAGCAATATTTTGAGCCTATGAAAaataagtttgaaacaatcatcacctgtTCATCTGAGGAGGAGAATAGTTATTCCCATAAACTCCCCATTCTTGTGGATGTTTCGAGAATCCCAGAACCGGATGAGGCGAGTAGCAATGGTCTGAGCGGATCTACCAAGGCGGAGAGTGTTGAACGTAGAGTAGGCGCCGGCGACGTTAGGGACGGCGGCGTTAGCGACGGAAGCACCTGATGAAGTCATTTCCGCGAAGAAGTTACGAAATGTTAACGAAGAGAAATAGATGAGAAGAGAGTTATAGAGAGAGAAGATACCTCACCGCAGACGATCTTGATATATAGGAAGGGAAAGAATACGTTACAGGAAGAGGAATCGCGACAACAGCAGAGATCGGTTCATAATGATCGAGTAATAACAATAGGGAAAGAGGAAGAGCCCTCGATTGAAAGATCTCGAGGAAGACGGCAACCCTAATCTCGAAGAGGTCGACCCCCACGAACACACTCAGCGTCTCAGGAAGGTCACGGGCTAGCAAAGCCTACGCCGTTGAAGAAGAAGCCCATAAcataatacttttaaaaaaataataataataataaagcgTGAGACTCACAAACTGCTGACGTGGCGGCACATTAATAAGACAACTATCTCAATATATCATACATTTCAGATGAAGTAAAACCTGTACAATTCAATTCatagtataaatatttgatcgcctataatattttttttctgaatccattacattcatttatttttatataactatCGATAAATCACATTAAGATCCTAGACGCACATAATTAATCCCAAAAATAACAGATTGTTTTCtcataaatttttagtttatacataaacttattttatatacataagcAAACAATTTACGATTAAAAAGCTTGTCTTTGACCTACCGTGCATTTACGaactaaattttattgttaagagactatataatatagttttgttcaaaaaagtatataacataatataataattattactaTAATTAGGGGTGGgagttcgggtacccattcgggttcggtttaggtctattcgggtttcggtttttcgggttcaAAGATTTCAtccccattcgggtatttctaaatttcggtttgggttcggttcggatgtTTGCGGGTTCGGATaatccatttaaattattttaaaatttttaaaattcattatatactttaaatttctcaaaatctataaacaaaacaatatattacatataaatttgaatagcatatgtcaaagtacctaaaattaacatataaattggtttggtttgaatatttggattgagaatcaatagatattttaagtattgttggtgttttgattatactttagctattttagacatgcatttttgactatttgtatatatttataagtattttgaacaatttaaaagtatcttatatattttgatgttcttaatatatattaaatctaaaaatatttaatatatataggtatataaatcaatttcgGATATAAtcgggtacccgaaatacttcggttcggatcgagTCGATTTCAGTtctctaaataccaaaattttgaacccattcagatatttaatcaatttcggttcgggttcgatactactttttcggatcgggttggGTTCGGTTTTCCGGATCCGGATTTTTTGCCCAGTGCTAACTATAATACTTTTAACACACATGAAGGTTaagacaagaagaggaaggtaCCTGATTGATTACATTAGAAGACCTATATAAACCTCAACACACATATCCCATTTCACTTCATCTTCGATTACATCACTACAAAACATCATCTTAACTCTACCTATCAATGGCTGTTTCTAGTTCTCTAGTTATCTCTCCAAGAGAACTCCGGTCTGATCTATACTCTTACTCCTACCAAGACAACTCCAAGACACCTCTGGTTATCTCTCTACTCTCGTCTCTGATCGATAGAACTTTAACTCGGAACCAGAGGATTAGTCGGAAAGCGTCGCCGGCGTCTTATTCTTCATGCGGCGGTGGCAAAACCCATATCTTTGACTGCCGTGAAATCCCCGACTTGACTATACAATCTTACCTTGAGAGGATTTTCCGGTACACTAAAGCCGGTCCTTCGATTTACGTGGTGGCTTATGTCTACATTGACCGGTTCTGTCAATTCAATCCCGGTTTTAAAATCAGTCTCACTAATGTACATCGCCTCCTCATCACCACCATCATGATCGCTTCTAAATACGTCGAGAATTTGTAAGTCTTTCGATTTTTCTTAGctcattttacatttgtatctttttccaataaatttttatttaaataaaaatatttaaagaaaattcACATTTTGCTTAATTAGATTAATTCTCTAAATTTCTTTCCTTCTATGTTTCTCAGGAATTACAAAAATTCATATTTCGCCAAAGTAGGTGGACTGGAGACGGAAGATTTGAACAGATTAGAGTTAGAGTTTCTGTTCTTGATGGGATTCAAGCTACATGTTAATGTGAGTGTGTTCGAGAGTTATTGTTGTCATCTTGAAAGAGAGGTTAGTTTTGGAGGAGGTTATCAGATTGAGAAGGCATTACGTTGCGCGGAAGAAATTAAATCCGGACAAATGATCGTTCAAGATCctaaccatcatcatcatcatcagtttGCTGAAATCTTGTTGTagacaaataaattttattttttgtcgcTTTGTACTTGTGATCTTGACATACTGACAAACTTGTCGGTTAGAGTTTACTGCTTTAGTGTTTTCTATGGTCTTGGTGCAAATGTAAATATAGATGCGTAGAGATGAGCAATGATGTAAGTACGAGCATTGTATTAGATTCAATATCAATTGGGTTTGAGAATATTGTTTCATTTTACTTTCATCTAAGCAAGAGAATTTGCACGAGAGCTAGGAAAAAGGGTTCAAATCGGAAAATAgcaatgaaaaatattatttgacttAAAAGTAATAGAAGCATattcacaaaatattatattagacAACCACACATATTTTTCTTCAGGTTTTGCAAAAATTGTACCCAAATACTGAAAATATCCAAGTTATTCATTTAgtacatcccctatatattaattgaggaacatttgaaaagatgtaacctcaattttgtattaattaaaataggccccaatgcataggtggcactcaattaggtagtcaattacattcaactgaaaaataagtaggtccacattcgatttttatatgttgttagatacataagttggtcaaactatatgatataatgatatgatatgttattttctttccttaaatcaaacctacggaattaccataaatgactaatatatatatgacaattaatgatttaataataaagatttgataacaatttatatctcctccatcattttttgtttaattttatattattaaaataaattaaacaatcaaattagctataaaaataaaatttagattttttcgtatatgttatattttgaatttttaaaaacgacaataaatgactaaaactatttaaattattatgttaaaaattaatgatcaatggtttaacatttttattataagaagatacacatgattttaaaaccatatgagtaaaaaatatcatttaataataaaataaatatatatatatagattaaacactatataccataggattacataaatattttaatattaaaagtttcaatgaattttcaagaacatttataaattataaacttattaaagatttcagattgaaaattttgttatcgatgatttaaatattttgttataaaatgatatgaatgatcatagaaccgtatgattataaattcttatttaataaataactatataaaatatactattcttagaaaaataggttggtccatcttaacttatattacactttttattaaactaactatcgaattgataaataacgtaccaaaaaatgttttgcactttctttaaataaaagctacgaaattacctaatatgattaacatatatgtgaaaattaattattatgaataataaatatttgataacaatttttgtatcttagttctttttaaaaattttatattattaaaagatattaaaaatcacattaaatatatagtaaaaaacatttatatttttttatatgttatattttgaatttttcaaaacgtctataaattattagaaatttgaagatcaccactcttaaaattttgtgatcaatagattattttttttgtcataataagttacaaatgatcataaaattgtattaatatgaacttttatttaatattataagaagatacacatgattttaaaaccatatgagtaaaaaatatcatttaataataaaacatatatatatatatatatatagattaaactatataccataagattacataaatattttagtattaaaactttcaataaattttcaaaaacatttataaattataaatttattaaagatttcacattgaaaattttgttatcgatgatttaaatattcagttataaaacgatatgaatgatcatagaagtgtatgattataaattcttatttaataaatgactatataaaatatactattcttaaaaaataggttggtccatcttaacttacattatattttttattaaactaactatcgaatattcgaattgataaataatctaccaaatattgtttttgcactttccttaattagaagctacgaaattacctaatatgattaacgtatatatgaaaattaattattatgaataataaatatttgataataattttggtatcttagttctttttttaattttatattattaaaagatattacaaaaatcacattaaatatataataaaaacatttatattttttcttatatgttatattttgaatttttcaaaacgtctatatgttattagaaatttgaagattctcactatgaaaattttgtgatcaatagattatttttttgttataataagttacaaatgatcataaaatataacgcatatgaatttttatttaataaatattcaaactaaataatatatatatatatatatatataaatatatactaatgatttaaagcaacaagattggctgatcaatttagttgtccagtcgaaaattttcaaaagtatgtgaaagactaaagtcaaagtaaatatggatttagaatagtagttatattttactaactaaaataccgaaaaaaaccgaaccgaatcgaaaccaacccgatatctggattgaacacccctaatccaaatgaagccaaactattgtttcattctccaaaatataataaaaataataacttaattccgcgcaaggcgctcgtcttatcctagtataacTATAAACTATATGTATGCTAAAGATAAAATTTGCTGATACATTATTATCAATAGTTTTTAAGttgatatattattaaacttTCTCTTTCTATTATATGTGTTCCACAAtttttcttattatgagattttaGTTTCAGATTAACTGAATCTTTCCCATATTCGGATGTAGGAAACCAAGAGAAACTCACAAGTTATCATTGTATCTTTCTTATTCTCATGCGaataatattgaaaatattttcatttgaaatttcaacagtaattgtataatttatgtttattctcgcaattatacaatttaGCAATGACACTGAAATTCTTTAACTAGTTAGACATAATTTTGAATTAGATTACGTAGAAACTGCATTATGTTATGAAAACcattaacaaaaatttataaggGCTTCACTTGATCGTCAGTATAGAAAACTAAGCAATTTTGgcagaattgccaagtgtgactcaaaacttggagtcaaacccaaaacaatactcCAACTTGgatcaaaggcaaaagtaacctaaaaggctattgaaattacaaatatccccttgtgaccaaacaaaaaaacagaattttttttacgtttctacccctcgcaagtcgtctgtttagacgacttgaaaataagtcgtccagacgacttaactgaaagtcgtctgtttagacaacttgaaaataagtcgtccagacgacttaactgaaagtcgtctggacagttagtcttaaacataatttaaaatttttgtaaaaaatattttgacaagtgaaaaatgggaattatgtaattaacatatgtcttaggaggtataaattaagatataacaaatttcaattgttttcagcatagatgagtgaaagtagtgagtcatgatattctttagtttatgtttcatcaacatatgttgtagtattgtatgtgttcttagggttagattttggaaagcattaaaaccgtttttgaaaatttttaaaattacttatgcgtgttcatttctgtgtatagtaaacactatttaagtataatttgattttataacgtggttagttagttaatctagtcattttagtttaggggttcattttagggtctaggaagacttaatattttgtcgtctgaaaacagacgactaaatattaagtcgtctgttgtacattatcagccagaataagtcgtctaaaccggaccaaaccttaaagtttaccaatgtacttttaaagctaaccggattatttacccaatatataaggtgattttttttttgtttcatttttcgcgaaattcagaaaccctaacagttctctctcaaaaccctaacagttctctctcaaaggcgatttcgaattcccacgatttccgaacaaaccatcgttctcaacgtcggctatctatctcacttcattctcaccgttgtcgccgcagcttcttctaaccctagcgccgccgattcctctaaaccctagcgccgccgcttccactatttccgaacaaaccgtcgccctcgccaccgtggtcaccaacgttctcaccgccgcttcctctaaacactagcgccgccgcttcctctaaaccctagcgccgccgcttcttctctgtaaaccttagcgccgtttctctgtaaatcctaacgccgctaagtcatcaatctcgaggaaaagatgaacataaaacgttgtctctatcaatttactcattctcaccgtttcacgtttattttttcagatctataaccgcaatgacgagtactccaactccttctgcgactggaagacttgtaagtaatttaagtcgtccggctttgtcttccaactggacgacttagtagatgacttaaatataagtcgtccatttggaagactttccagacgacttaattataagtcgtctactaagtcgtctggacttatattgttgtctttgattattttgcagacaaaaaggatggatattccagaactcccccgtaggttatacacatcaggggaagagccagaagcccacaatagcattttgtatcatacggataacagcaagttgcatactgctcttaggaaagctcttactgatgacgaatttgaagagctcaaggagtcgagtttgggagttttcatcaagttcaaggagcaaggatttggttgggcttcaaggctggttcaatacatgctcagtttcaagctggacattaagaagaagtatgagatgtggtctctcgttggtccagaacctttgaggttttcactgttagagtttgaaaacctcactggtctaaactgcgagtacatcgaggaccttgagacaccaaaatgtgacgttaccccagagatggtttctttctgggggatgctgggagttcatctggaagctgggccaactactgatcagataatagcagcactgaagagatgcggggattggtccagggaagatcgcaagcggctcgcgtacctctccatcttcactggattcattgaagggagaaagttttcaaccgctacacgatctactctggcaaggctagtgatggatttagaacggtttgagaattatccatgggggagagtcgcgtttaaggtgctgatggactctttgtggaacaaagaaattgctggctgttacaccgtggatgggtttatacaagttcttcaagtctggacgtacacagctatgccggaattgggtgctagtattggtggtcccagagcagacagtccgtctccaccgatactggcttac
This Brassica napus cultivar Da-Ae chromosome C6, Da-Ae, whole genome shotgun sequence DNA region includes the following protein-coding sequences:
- the LOC106345542 gene encoding cyclin-U2-2-like, whose product is MAVSSSLVISPRELRSDLYSYSYQDNSKTPLVISLLSSLIDRTLTRNQRISRKASPASYSSCGGGKTHIFDCREIPDLTIQSYLERIFRYTKAGPSIYVVAYVYIDRFCQFNPGFKISLTNVHRLLITTIMIASKYVENL